Within the Streptomyces sp. NBC_00554 genome, the region TTGCTGAAGGCGCGTTGGGCGCCGATGACGTCGTTGTTGAGTCGACTGACGAGCGCGCCCGTACGAGTACGTGTGAAGAACGCGACCGGCATGCGCTGCACATGATCGAAGACAGCCGTACGAAGATCGAGGATGAGGCCCTCGCCGAGAGTCGACGAGAGCCAGCGGCCCAGGAGTCCCAGCGCCGCTTCGGCGAAGGCGATGAGTGCGATGAGCACGGCAAGGCGGATGACGGTTCCGTCGTCGCCGTCGGAGACGATCACGTCCACGACGCGCCCCGCGAGCACCGGCGTTGCGACGGCCAGCAGCGCGGTCGCGATGCTGAGTACGACGAACTGGCCGATGCGGCGGCGGTGCGGACCGGCGAAAACGGCGATACGGCGCAGTGTCGCGCGGGCGAAGGGGCGGCGTTCCTGCTGCGCGTTCATGACGCTGTGCAGCTGTGTCCAGGCTGTGGTCTCCATGCTCATGGGAGTGACGGTATGACCTCAAGCAATGTTGAGGTCAACCATCGGTCGACGCCCCTTTCATCTTGCCCAGCACGTCAGCCGCCGTCTCCGCTCCCGCAACCCCCCGTTGGTGCGAAGTGGAAAACCTCTCCCAATGTGATAGCCGTACGACTCCCCCAGGCGCTCCCCCGCCGCCTCGCCTTCCGGTCGGCCCTCCGATCGGCCGTCCGGCCGGTCCTCTGCCTGCTCCCGCTCGCCCTGGTGATCGTGGTCGCCGTGCGGCACTGGTCCGTGCTCGCGGAGGGTTTCCATCATCTGGCGACGGCCCAGTGGCCCTGGCTGGTGGCCGCGGCCGCCGCGACCTGCGGGACCTGGGTCGCGGCCGCCGTCACACGCCAGGGCGCGGTGATGGAGCGGCTGCCCGTACGCCGACTGCTGGCCACGCAGTTCGCGGCGGGCGCCGCCAATCACCTGTTCCCGACGGGCCTGGGCGCGAGCGCGGTCAATCTCCGGTTCATGACGGTGTGCGGCGTCCCGCTCGCCCGCTCGTCGGCCGCGCTCGCGCTGTACCTGCTCGCGGAGTCGATCGCCCGCCTGACCCTCCTGACGGGCCTGCTGATCGCCTTCCCCGGCGCGCTGCGGATCGGAAGTCTCCTTCCGGACGGGGCAGTCGGGCCCTTGCTGCTCGGCATCGGCGCGGTGCTGTCCGTCGCGGCGCTGGCCCTCCTCCTGGTACGGCGGCTGCGTACGGCCGTCTTCTCCTTCCTGCGCACGGCCCTCGGCGAGGCGCGTTCCGTGCACACCCGCCCGATGCGCGCGCTCGCCCTGTGGGGCGGTTCGCTCGCCTTCCCCACACTGCAGGCGGCCGGCCTGGTCGCGGTGGGAATGGCGTTGGGCCTGCCGGTGCCACCCGCGTACATGGTGGTCGCCTACCTCGCGGCGACGGTCGCGGTCGCGCTGGTACCGACACCGGGCGGCATCGGCTCGGTGGAAGCCGCGCTGATCATCGCGCTGGTCGCGGCGGGCGGCCCGGTGGCCGTGGCGACGGCGGTGGTACTGGCGTACCGGATCATCACGGTGTGGGTGCCGTTGCTGCCCGGGGCGCTGACGCTGGGGGCGCTGGTCCGTCTGAAGGTGATCTGAGCACGCGCATGTGCGCACCCGGGGATAGCCTCGGCATAAAGCAGCCCGGGTGAAGGGGTCAGCGATGCCGGTCCGGATCGAGCGTCAGGGTTACGTCACCACGGTCGTCCTCTCCCGTCCCGAGGCCCGGAACGCCGTGGACGGGCCCACGGCCGTCGAACTCGCCGATGCCTTCCGGGAGTTCGAGGCCGATGCGTCGGCCAGGGTGGCGGTGCTGTGGGGCGAGGGCGGCACGTTCTGTGCGGGTGCGGACCTCAAGGCGATCGGTACCGAGCACGGCAACCGGGTGGCCGAGGACGGCGACGGGCCGATGGGGCCCACCCGGCTGCGGCTGTCCAAGCCGGTGATCGCGGCGGTCGCCGGGCATGCGGTGGCCGGGGGGCTGGAGCTGGCGCTCTGGTGCGATCTGCGGGTCGCCGAGGAGGACGCCGCCTTCGGGGTGTTCTGCCGCCGCTGGGGCGTACCGCTCATCGACGGAGGCACGGTGCGGCTCCCCCGGCTCATCGGCGCGGGCCGCGCGATGGACATGATCCTCACCGGCCGTCCGGTGCCAGCCCCCGAGGCGTACGAGATGGGCCTCGCCAACCGCCTGGTGCCGACCGGCCGCGCCCGCGCCGCGGCCGAGGAACTGGCCGCCGACATCGCCGACTTCCCACAGGCCTGCCTTCGTAGCGACCGCGCCTCCGTCCTCGACCAGGAAGGCCTGGTCGAGACCGCCGCGATGCGCGGCGAACTCCGGCACGGGATGGGTGTGCTGACCGAGAGCCTGGAGGGCGCCGCGCGGTTCGCGTCGGGGGCCGGGCGGCACGGCTCGTTTCGTTCGTCCCGCACAACTGCTGGTGACGGACATGCCCGCTGATGCGGCAGGATGAGCGGTCGTCCCGGATGACGAACACCAGTCCGGGCATGATCGCGCATTCCCGGATTCGAGCAGGTGGCAAGTGACGACACATCACATCCGGCCCGCGGGCCTTCC harbors:
- a CDS encoding YbhN family protein, producing the protein MIAVRLPQALPRRLAFRSALRSAVRPVLCLLPLALVIVVAVRHWSVLAEGFHHLATAQWPWLVAAAAATCGTWVAAAVTRQGAVMERLPVRRLLATQFAAGAANHLFPTGLGASAVNLRFMTVCGVPLARSSAALALYLLAESIARLTLLTGLLIAFPGALRIGSLLPDGAVGPLLLGIGAVLSVAALALLLVRRLRTAVFSFLRTALGEARSVHTRPMRALALWGGSLAFPTLQAAGLVAVGMALGLPVPPAYMVVAYLAATVAVALVPTPGGIGSVEAALIIALVAAGGPVAVATAVVLAYRIITVWVPLLPGALTLGALVRLKVI
- a CDS encoding crotonase/enoyl-CoA hydratase family protein, which gives rise to MPVRIERQGYVTTVVLSRPEARNAVDGPTAVELADAFREFEADASARVAVLWGEGGTFCAGADLKAIGTEHGNRVAEDGDGPMGPTRLRLSKPVIAAVAGHAVAGGLELALWCDLRVAEEDAAFGVFCRRWGVPLIDGGTVRLPRLIGAGRAMDMILTGRPVPAPEAYEMGLANRLVPTGRARAAAEELAADIADFPQACLRSDRASVLDQEGLVETAAMRGELRHGMGVLTESLEGAARFASGAGRHGSFRSSRTTAGDGHAR